ACCAACATGTCCTGGTATTTATCTTGGCTCTCCACCAAATAGCTCAAGACCTCTTCATATTGTGAAGGAGTGATGTCAGTGAGCTCTTCACCGCGTCCTGTGCACACCATGAAAAAGACATTTAAGACTTTGGCTCCCAAATCGTGCGACCAATCGATGACGGCTGGCAATTCCTTGTAGTTCATGGGCTGTGCACTGAAATGTACTTGGAATTGAAGGCCATTTCGTTTGCAGGCTTCAATACCAGCCATAGCCCCTTCCCACGCACCAGGTAAACCTCTAAACGCATTGTGTGTTGCTGGATCCAGAGAATCAATACTAATTCCTACGCCCATCACACCAATGTCTACCATGGCCTTCGCCATCTTGTCGTCAATCAGCATTCCATTCGTGCCGAATACGACCATAAATCGCTGCTCAACTGCGTGACGCGCGATTTCAAGAATATCGGGACGGACCAACGGCTCGCCTCCGGTAATCACAAGAAGGCTCCCGGCATTGACTTGGGCAATCTGATCAATAAGACGGAAGCATTCTTCGGTGGTTAATTCATCATGCCCACCGCCCATTTTGGTCGTGGCATCCAGATAACAATGTTCGCATTTGAGATTGCATCGCTTGGTTAAATTGAGAGCCACCAGGTAGGGCTTAAAATCATCCACAGTTCGGCCGTCTCCAGGCCCTCCTGACTCTGGACGAAAATTTTCAAACTTTGTTACTGCGCTGGACCCTAACGAGCTCAGCGTATTGAAGAATGAACTGATGACAGGGAGTGACTTACCCATTGTGGCCGGCTCCGGATTGCGCCTCAGAGGGAGCCCCTGCGCCGGTTAACTTGGCCACGATGTCCTTGACGTTTCCTGTTTTCATGGCTTCTTCCATAGTGGTTTTAGCTTGCTCAATGCCCTGGTTCGCTACTTCCAGAGTTATAGTTGTGGTCCCAATTTTTTCAGCATGCTTAATAATTAACGCTTTTGTACAATCCCGCATAAATCCAGCAGGAGCTCTTTCTAATCGTTGGAGGGCATCCGGCTCCCATTTATACGGGTCGGCTCCATTAGTGTCGCCAGTACTTTCCTTATTAGATTCAGAGACCATAGTTGCCGTCTCCCCAGCCGTTTTATTGGCAAAAATTGGTGTGTAGTCTTCGCTTGCCGCTTCCTGAATCATCGCGCCTGAATATTCCAAGGTAATGGTGGTCATTCCAAGTTTCCTGGCGGTTTTTTCGATTTTCGCTTTTGCCCGTCGGCGTTGGAAACCAGCGGGAACGGCTCGAATTG
Above is a window of Candidatus Nitrospira neomarina DNA encoding:
- a CDS encoding radical SAM/SPASM domain-containing protein; the protein is MGKSLPVISSFFNTLSSLGSSAVTKFENFRPESGGPGDGRTVDDFKPYLVALNLTKRCNLKCEHCYLDATTKMGGGHDELTTEECFRLIDQIAQVNAGSLLVITGGEPLVRPDILEIARHAVEQRFMVVFGTNGMLIDDKMAKAMVDIGVMGVGISIDSLDPATHNAFRGLPGAWEGAMAGIEACKRNGLQFQVHFSAQPMNYKELPAVIDWSHDLGAKVLNVFFMVCTGRGEELTDITPSQYEEVLSYLVESQDKYQDMLVRARCAPHFKRLAYEKDPNSPITKAQGYMGGGCLAGTNYARVTPNGDLTPCPYMPLSAGNIRQTSFVDLWENSEVFNAFRYPHLKGKCGDCEYSEICGGCRARPYVDHGDAMDEDEWCLYTPKGGEKIQVAFNVPEVSSVEWEAAAEERLSRIPYFLRAMVKKGVERHAVEQGLSTVTIELMEELRKRRFGNEKPVFKF